In Gemmatimonadota bacterium, the following proteins share a genomic window:
- a CDS encoding ABC transporter substrate-binding protein, with protein sequence MVRILRTSLVAVALLTAYPPDQASAQNQTITVVSFGGSYSRACEKGYHERFEAETGIKINFEDYNGGLAQIRAQVDVGNVYWDVVDMNIADIVRGCDEGLLVPINIDGFSPGADGTPAVDDFVEGTISECGVTTLFFSTVIAYNDKRIGDMKPKTVDDFFDLEKFPGRRGMRRVPRVNLEFALMADGVPLDKVYATLDTEEGIARAFRKLDTIKEHIIWWETGAHPPQLLADGEVVMTTAYNGRIFNAQVLEDQPFVIVWDGQVLDTSGFGIVEGTRNLESALRFFDFAATAESMAGLARYIAYSPTRRSAMPLISTHAEKGVDMRPHMPTTPENAARALHNDWEWWSDNGEEMNERFSTWLAR encoded by the coding sequence ATGGTCCGAATCCTACGTACATCCCTTGTGGCAGTGGCCTTACTCACTGCATATCCCCCGGACCAGGCATCGGCCCAGAACCAGACGATCACCGTCGTCAGCTTCGGCGGCTCCTACTCCCGCGCCTGCGAGAAGGGCTACCACGAGCGGTTCGAAGCGGAAACGGGTATCAAGATCAACTTCGAGGACTACAACGGCGGGCTGGCGCAGATCCGCGCGCAGGTGGACGTGGGAAATGTATACTGGGACGTAGTTGACATGAATATCGCCGATATCGTCCGGGGTTGCGATGAAGGACTGCTCGTTCCGATCAACATCGACGGTTTTTCTCCGGGCGCTGATGGCACGCCGGCCGTGGACGACTTCGTTGAAGGTACGATTTCGGAATGCGGCGTGACGACCCTGTTCTTTTCGACGGTTATTGCGTACAACGACAAACGCATCGGCGACATGAAGCCCAAGACCGTCGACGACTTCTTCGACCTGGAAAAGTTCCCGGGCCGCCGGGGCATGCGGCGCGTTCCGCGGGTCAATCTCGAATTCGCGCTGATGGCGGACGGGGTGCCGCTGGACAAGGTGTACGCCACGCTGGACACCGAGGAGGGCATCGCCCGGGCCTTCCGCAAGCTGGATACCATCAAGGAACACATCATATGGTGGGAGACCGGGGCCCATCCGCCGCAGTTGCTGGCCGACGGCGAGGTGGTGATGACCACGGCCTACAACGGGCGCATCTTCAACGCCCAGGTGCTGGAGGATCAGCCTTTTGTCATCGTTTGGGACGGGCAGGTCCTGGATACGAGCGGGTTCGGCATCGTCGAAGGCACGCGCAACCTTGAATCCGCGCTTCGGTTTTTCGACTTCGCCGCCACGGCGGAGTCCATGGCCGGCCTCGCCCGGTACATCGCCTACAGCCCGACGCGCCGTTCCGCCATGCCCCTGATCTCGACCCACGCCGAAAAGGGGGTGGACATGCGGCCGCACATGCCCACGACACCGGAGAACGCGGCGCGCGCCCTGCACAACGACTGGGAATGGTGGAGCGACAACGGCGAAGAGATGAACGAACGATTCAGCACGTGGCTGGCCCGGTGA
- a CDS encoding phytanoyl-CoA dioxygenase family protein produces MFPEQAIEKRQQLLRDGFCVVDDILGSAFLQELRIETERMMENWVPPPDVRYQGQHVTAQGTENPTIQKLLDWPATRRALEQMGLGDFASTGGVILLTKDPGEPALYWHQDWMQWNDPMSCSPWPQIIFVSYYLSDTSRENGCLKIIPGTHLKRIPLHDQLVPAHEQGARFIAEDHPTMFSDHPDQVEVCVKAGDLVLADARVLHSAHRNLTDERRTLVLAWHRRPDTVPAYWTDPVPTIIAERDPEMEYPGSRIPGELLQ; encoded by the coding sequence ATGTTCCCCGAACAGGCCATTGAAAAACGCCAACAACTGCTGCGCGACGGCTTCTGCGTGGTCGACGATATCCTCGGCAGTGCTTTCCTTCAGGAGCTGCGTATCGAAACCGAGCGCATGATGGAAAACTGGGTGCCGCCACCCGATGTCAGGTACCAGGGCCAGCACGTCACCGCGCAGGGGACTGAGAACCCGACCATTCAGAAGCTGCTCGACTGGCCCGCCACGCGGCGCGCCCTTGAACAGATGGGTCTGGGCGACTTTGCCAGCACCGGTGGGGTCATCCTTCTCACCAAGGATCCGGGAGAACCGGCACTGTACTGGCACCAGGACTGGATGCAGTGGAACGATCCGATGAGTTGCTCTCCCTGGCCGCAGATCATCTTCGTATCGTATTACCTGAGCGATACGTCGCGAGAGAACGGATGCCTGAAGATCATACCGGGCACCCACCTGAAGCGCATCCCGCTGCACGACCAGCTGGTGCCGGCTCATGAGCAGGGCGCCCGCTTCATTGCCGAAGACCATCCCACCATGTTCAGCGACCACCCCGACCAGGTCGAGGTCTGCGTCAAGGCCGGTGACCTGGTACTGGCCGATGCCCGCGTGCTGCATTCGGCGCATCGGAACTTGACCGACGAGCGCCGTACTCTGGTACTGGCCTGGCACCGGCGCCCCGACACCGTGCCGGCCTATTGGACCGATCCGGTGCCGACCATCATCGCCGAGCGCGACCCTGAGATGGAGTATCCAGGATCCAGGATTCCGGGTGAACTTTTGCAGTAG
- a CDS encoding phytanoyl-CoA dioxygenase family protein, with amino-acid sequence MPLAMTPQQAQDFDEKGFIVLEEFFDQAELDRLLAAIDEVGDRIRSEKELGPDDPYAVRNALAHHEAFLDLIDHPRMLPLVVDAIGCNIQIRTTHLDYRPPYPEDLKGRISGVGKGEDHQAGYRNVGWHPDLASDDLFLGPSLDGRLPFMEIKVFYVLYDMTGSNCGNLWLVPGSHRRRPAELRERENGTDPEGAVELRLPIGSAVLWRTAVWHCVGPNLSRKTRKIMHVGYHYRWLRPTDYNEQDPGLIERSSPVRRQLLGALSPKGDPMGPDPGYHPASRHWMSEDKDDVPLREWAEAREPG; translated from the coding sequence ATGCCCCTTGCAATGACGCCCCAGCAGGCCCAAGACTTTGACGAGAAGGGCTTTATAGTTCTCGAGGAATTCTTCGACCAGGCCGAACTCGACCGGTTGCTTGCGGCCATCGACGAGGTGGGCGACCGGATAAGATCAGAGAAGGAACTGGGCCCCGATGACCCCTATGCCGTGCGCAACGCATTGGCCCATCACGAGGCCTTTCTCGATCTCATCGACCACCCGCGCATGCTGCCCCTGGTGGTGGACGCCATCGGCTGTAACATCCAGATCCGTACTACGCACCTGGACTACCGGCCGCCCTATCCCGAGGACCTGAAGGGCCGCATTTCGGGCGTCGGCAAGGGCGAAGACCACCAGGCGGGGTACCGCAACGTCGGCTGGCATCCCGATCTGGCGAGCGACGACCTGTTCCTGGGGCCTTCCCTCGATGGACGCCTTCCGTTCATGGAGATCAAGGTCTTCTACGTGCTCTACGACATGACCGGATCCAACTGCGGCAACCTGTGGCTGGTGCCGGGCAGTCACCGGCGCAGGCCCGCGGAACTGCGGGAGCGGGAAAACGGGACGGATCCGGAAGGGGCGGTCGAACTCAGGCTGCCCATCGGTTCGGCCGTGTTGTGGCGCACCGCGGTGTGGCACTGCGTCGGCCCCAACCTCTCGCGGAAGACGCGCAAGATCATGCACGTGGGGTACCATTACCGCTGGCTTCGGCCGACCGACTACAACGAGCAGGACCCCGGGCTCATCGAACGAAGCTCGCCCGTCCGGCGGCAGCTGCTGGGCGCTCTTTCCCCGAAGGGCGATCCGATGGGACCGGACCCGGGCTACCATCCCGCGTCGCGGCATTGGATGTCGGAAGACAAAGACGACGTACCGCTCCGCGAATGGGCGGAGGCGAGGGAGCCGGGCTGA
- a CDS encoding ABC transporter substrate-binding protein, whose product MIRIVLSALVVSAWLSAYPPGQVSAQNQTITVVSFGGSYARACDIAYHERFEAETGIGINLEDYTGGLAQIRAQVEMGNVFWDVVDLNMPELVRGCDEGLLVPVSIDDLPKGADGASAADDFVEGTITECGVTKLFFSRMIAYNDARIGDVKPTTIADFFDLEKFPGRRGMKRSPVANLEFALMADGVPREDVYTTLDTEEGVRRAFRKLDTIKEQIVWWETAAHPPQMLADGEVTMTTAANGRIFNAQELEGQPFIILWDSQILYTSGYGIVEGTRNLEAARRFLDFASRAESMAGLARYIAYSPTRRSAMPLISTHAETGVDMRPHMPTSPENAARAPHDDWEWWSDNGEEMNERFSTWLAR is encoded by the coding sequence ATGATTCGAATTGTCCTGTCGGCCCTGGTGGTATCGGCCTGGCTCTCTGCATATCCCCCGGGCCAGGTATCCGCACAGAACCAGACGATCACCGTCGTCAGCTTCGGCGGTTCTTACGCTCGGGCCTGCGATATAGCCTACCACGAACGGTTCGAGGCGGAAACAGGCATAGGCATAAACCTGGAGGACTACACCGGAGGATTGGCGCAGATCCGTGCCCAGGTGGAGATGGGTAACGTGTTCTGGGATGTTGTCGATCTGAATATGCCCGAACTCGTCCGGGGTTGCGACGAAGGGCTGCTCGTTCCCGTTAGTATCGACGACCTGCCAAAGGGCGCCGACGGCGCGTCCGCGGCGGATGATTTCGTCGAGGGTACGATCACCGAATGCGGCGTAACCAAGTTGTTCTTTTCGAGAATGATCGCGTACAACGACGCGCGAATTGGCGACGTGAAACCCACCACAATAGCCGACTTCTTCGATCTGGAAAAGTTTCCGGGCAGACGGGGAATGAAACGTTCGCCCGTGGCCAACCTCGAGTTTGCCCTAATGGCTGACGGCGTTCCGCGGGAGGATGTATATACCACGCTTGACACCGAGGAAGGGGTACGCCGTGCGTTCCGCAAACTGGACACGATCAAGGAACAGATCGTATGGTGGGAGACGGCGGCCCATCCCCCGCAGATGCTGGCCGACGGTGAGGTGACGATGACCACGGCAGCCAATGGACGTATTTTCAACGCCCAGGAGCTTGAGGGACAACCCTTCATCATACTCTGGGACAGCCAGATTCTGTATACGAGCGGGTACGGCATCGTCGAAGGCACGCGCAACCTCGAAGCCGCACGCCGGTTTCTCGACTTCGCCAGCCGGGCGGAGTCCATGGCCGGCCTCGCCCGGTACATCGCCTACAGCCCGACGCGCCGTTCCGCCATGCCGCTGATCTCGACCCACGCCGAGACGGGGGTGGACATGCGACCGCACATGCCCACGAGTCCGGAGAACGCGGCGCGCGCGCCGCACGACGACTGGGAATGGTGGAGCGACAACGGCGAAGAGATGAACGAGCGGTTCAGCACGTGGCTGGCGCGGTGA
- a CDS encoding DUF3883 domain-containing protein — translation MPRNWSESEIAAIVEDYFEMLALELEGRRYNKTEHRRALMHTIERNHGSIERKHMNISAVLAVLGLPYINGYKPYSNFQQALFEAVQARLHDDAVLYASLTGEAAAVGEPLPEFRIDTEQIVDPERVYVDAPLPLEVTDPQLPADISRIVRKFEPPAERDARNRMLGKAGEEFVFELERKRLSMLGRQDLADNVRWVARDDGDGFGFDILSFHGSGTGYKASRERWLEIKTTNGPKTTPFFITRNELSVSEENPEIFRVVRLYDFRRRARAYRLEPPLEDRVRLTPAIYRAYP, via the coding sequence ATGCCCCGTAACTGGTCTGAAAGCGAAATCGCCGCCATCGTAGAAGACTATTTCGAGATGCTCGCGCTCGAGCTCGAAGGGCGCCGTTACAACAAGACCGAGCATCGACGTGCGCTCATGCACACCATCGAACGTAACCATGGATCGATTGAGCGCAAGCACATGAACATCAGCGCGGTGTTGGCCGTTCTCGGTCTTCCCTATATCAATGGGTACAAACCTTACAGCAACTTTCAGCAGGCCTTGTTCGAGGCGGTGCAGGCACGACTTCATGATGACGCTGTTCTTTATGCGTCTCTGACGGGCGAGGCTGCCGCAGTAGGGGAACCTTTACCCGAGTTTCGCATTGATACGGAACAGATTGTAGACCCGGAACGAGTCTATGTAGACGCGCCGTTACCTCTGGAAGTCACAGATCCGCAATTGCCGGCAGACATCAGCAGGATTGTACGGAAGTTCGAACCTCCCGCCGAACGGGATGCCCGCAATCGAATGCTAGGAAAGGCAGGCGAGGAGTTCGTATTCGAATTGGAGAGGAAGAGGTTGTCCATGCTGGGCAGGCAGGACCTTGCGGACAATGTACGTTGGGTCGCCCGGGACGATGGGGATGGTTTCGGCTTCGACATCCTGTCTTTCCATGGTTCAGGCACAGGTTACAAGGCCAGCCGCGAGCGCTGGCTGGAGATCAAAACGACGAACGGTCCGAAGACCACCCCGTTTTTCATTACCAGGAACGAACTGAGCGTATCCGAGGAAAACCCGGAAATCTTCAGGGTCGTAAGGTTATACGATTTCCGGAGAAGGGCACGAGCCTACCGCCTGGAACCGCCGCTGGAGGATCGAGTTCGTCTTACGCCTGCAATTTACAGGGCTTACCCCTGA
- the gatB gene encoding Asp-tRNA(Asn)/Glu-tRNA(Gln) amidotransferase subunit GatB: MKYESVIGLEVHAQLLTNSKIFCGCPVAFGGEPNTRVCPICLGMPGVLPVLNRRAVEYTIRMALAVDGRVAETSAFARKNYFYPDLPKGYQISQYDRAGEPISLAGGIEIEGEDGPRFVRLRRIHLEEEAGKSIHNEPGYDPDLSYIDFNRTGVPLMEIVSEPDIRSPREASVYLARLRQILQYIGVCDGNMDEGSLRCDANVSIRKPGDPLGELVEIKNMNSMRSMERALEFEIARQSELLDDGGTVARQTRLWDEEKRETFPMRSKEEAHDYRYFPDPDLVTVEITRSWVDEIGEDLPELPDVRMQRFVEAYELPQDMARQLTENRTRADYFEACVSHAVGKATGGTAGEASDEAMEGSAGDARTVSNWMLSELLRVQHERRMDQETLEARIPPDHLAQLLGQIKKGKISGKIGKDVLDIMAETSKAPAKVIEEQGLVQISDTGELEGVVDGILAEHPDDVAEYRAGKTKLLGFFMGQVMRATQGKANPKMVNELLRKKLAEG, encoded by the coding sequence ATGAAGTATGAGTCCGTGATCGGGCTGGAAGTGCACGCCCAGCTCTTGACCAACTCGAAGATCTTCTGTGGATGCCCGGTGGCCTTCGGCGGTGAGCCGAATACCCGCGTCTGCCCCATCTGCCTCGGCATGCCCGGCGTCCTGCCCGTCCTGAACCGCCGCGCCGTCGAATACACGATCCGCATGGCTCTGGCCGTGGACGGCCGTGTGGCCGAAACCAGCGCTTTTGCCCGCAAGAACTACTTCTATCCGGATCTGCCCAAGGGCTACCAGATCTCGCAGTACGACCGGGCGGGCGAGCCCATTTCCCTGGCCGGCGGCATCGAGATCGAGGGCGAAGACGGCCCCCGTTTCGTCCGGCTCCGGCGGATCCACCTGGAGGAAGAAGCCGGAAAGTCCATCCACAATGAACCCGGGTACGATCCCGACCTGAGCTACATCGATTTCAACCGGACGGGCGTGCCCCTCATGGAGATCGTCAGCGAACCCGACATCCGCAGCCCCCGCGAAGCCTCGGTCTACCTCGCCCGGCTGCGGCAGATCCTGCAGTACATCGGCGTCTGCGACGGCAACATGGATGAGGGAAGCCTGCGCTGCGACGCCAACGTGTCCATCCGCAAGCCCGGCGATCCCCTGGGCGAACTCGTCGAGATCAAGAACATGAACTCCATGCGCTCCATGGAACGGGCCCTGGAATTTGAAATCGCCAGGCAGTCCGAACTGCTCGATGACGGCGGCACCGTCGCACGCCAGACCCGCCTGTGGGACGAGGAGAAACGGGAGACCTTTCCCATGCGGTCGAAGGAAGAAGCCCACGACTACCGGTACTTCCCCGACCCCGATCTCGTCACCGTCGAGATCACCCGATCCTGGGTGGACGAGATCGGCGAAGACCTGCCCGAACTCCCCGATGTGCGCATGCAGCGTTTCGTCGAAGCGTACGAACTGCCGCAGGACATGGCGCGGCAACTGACGGAGAACCGGACCCGGGCCGACTACTTCGAGGCATGCGTCTCTCATGCGGTCGGCAAAGCAACGGGTGGAACGGCCGGCGAAGCATCAGATGAAGCAATGGAAGGATCGGCCGGCGACGCGCGCACCGTCAGCAACTGGATGCTCAGTGAACTCCTGCGTGTCCAGCACGAACGCCGCATGGACCAGGAGACCCTCGAAGCCCGCATTCCACCCGATCACCTGGCCCAGCTCCTCGGACAGATCAAGAAAGGCAAGATCAGCGGCAAGATCGGCAAGGACGTCCTCGACATCATGGCCGAAACCAGCAAGGCACCGGCCAAGGTCATCGAGGAACAGGGCCTCGTGCAGATCTCGGATACCGGCGAACTCGAAGGCGTCGTCGACGGTATCCTCGCCGAACATCCCGACGACGTGGCCGAATACCGGGCCGGCAAGACCAAGCTCCTCGGCTTCTTCATGGGCCAGGTCATGCGCGCGACCCAGGGCAAGGCGAATCCGAAGATGGTGAACGAGTTGCTCCGGAAGAAGCTGGCGGAAGGTTGA
- the gatA gene encoding Asp-tRNA(Asn)/Glu-tRNA(Gln) amidotransferase subunit GatA, translating into MANLIEMAAHELAPRIQSGEVTAEEVAREVLSLIEEKDPAINAYLAVDREAVIEDARDVDRRIAAGETTGPLAGVPIAIKDAICTKDLETTCASRILEGFVPPYDATVIARLRAADAVIVGKTNMDQFGMGSSNENSGFDVCRNPLDTSRVPGGSSGGSAAALAAGTAVLALGEDTGGSIRQPAAFCGVVGLKPTYGRVSRYGIIAYGSSFDQVGPMARNVEDCAQLLGVIAGHDPMDTTSASEAVPDYTATLKQDIAGLRIGVPEEYLAEGLDASVKESVSRAIERMESLGARVESVHLPHTEYAVAAYYILVTAEASSNLARYDGVKYGFRGDQDGGASATEAPAGGSGVAPEAPATPADSGTGVGAPALAPEDRLDAMYGSTRSGGFGLEVKRRIMLGTYVLSAGYYDAYYDKAQRVRTLIKGDFDQAFEKVDLLVAPTTPTTAFRIGEKIDDPLQMYLSDVYTVPINLAGVPAISLPCGTDPGGMPIGLQIIGPHFGEERILRAAFAFEEATRS; encoded by the coding sequence GTGGCAAACTTAATCGAAATGGCGGCCCACGAACTTGCGCCGCGGATCCAGTCCGGCGAGGTCACCGCGGAAGAGGTGGCCAGGGAAGTCCTCAGCCTTATCGAAGAAAAGGATCCCGCCATCAATGCCTATCTCGCAGTCGACCGGGAGGCGGTGATCGAAGACGCGCGGGACGTGGACCGTCGTATCGCTGCCGGCGAAACGACCGGACCTCTGGCCGGCGTGCCCATCGCCATCAAGGACGCCATCTGCACGAAGGACCTGGAAACCACCTGCGCTTCCCGTATCCTCGAGGGATTCGTGCCGCCCTACGACGCCACGGTCATCGCCCGGTTACGCGCGGCGGACGCCGTGATCGTCGGCAAGACCAACATGGACCAGTTCGGCATGGGGTCCTCCAACGAGAACTCCGGGTTCGACGTCTGCCGGAACCCCCTGGACACCTCCCGCGTACCGGGCGGTTCGAGCGGAGGTTCCGCCGCGGCCCTGGCGGCGGGCACGGCGGTCCTGGCCCTGGGCGAGGACACGGGCGGTTCGATCCGCCAGCCCGCGGCCTTCTGCGGCGTCGTGGGACTCAAGCCCACCTACGGACGGGTTTCCCGCTACGGCATCATCGCCTATGGTTCATCCTTCGACCAGGTCGGCCCCATGGCCCGGAACGTGGAAGACTGCGCACAGCTACTGGGCGTCATCGCCGGCCACGACCCCATGGATACCACGTCGGCATCGGAAGCGGTGCCGGACTACACGGCCACCCTAAAACAGGACATTGCCGGCCTGCGCATCGGCGTGCCCGAAGAATATCTGGCCGAGGGTCTCGACGCATCCGTGAAGGAAAGCGTAAGCCGGGCGATCGAACGCATGGAATCCCTGGGCGCCCGCGTGGAAAGCGTTCACCTGCCCCACACCGAATACGCCGTGGCCGCTTACTATATCCTGGTCACCGCGGAAGCCTCTTCCAACCTGGCCCGATATGACGGGGTAAAGTACGGGTTTCGGGGTGATCAGGATGGGGGGGCGTCGGCCACTGAAGCGCCGGCCGGAGGATCAGGGGTCGCGCCGGAGGCACCAGCGACGCCGGCCGACAGCGGAACCGGGGTCGGCGCGCCAGCGCTCGCGCCCGAAGACCGGCTGGACGCCATGTACGGATCGACCCGCAGCGGGGGGTTCGGCCTGGAGGTGAAACGCCGCATCATGCTCGGTACCTACGTGCTCAGCGCCGGCTACTACGACGCCTACTACGACAAGGCCCAGCGCGTGCGCACGCTCATCAAGGGCGACTTCGACCAGGCCTTCGAAAAGGTCGACCTTCTGGTGGCCCCCACCACGCCTACCACCGCCTTCCGCATCGGCGAGAAGATCGACGACCCGCTTCAGATGTACCTGTCCGACGTATATACCGTGCCCATCAACCTCGCCGGCGTGCCGGCCATCTCCCTGCCCTGCGGAACGGATCCCGGCGGCATGCCCATCGGCCTGCAGATCATCGGGCCCCATTTCGGCGAGGAGCGAATACTGCGGGCGGCCTTTGCCTTCGAGGAGGCGACGCGGTCATGA